Genomic DNA from Thermus amyloliquefaciens:
ACGACATGGGGGCGGTGGAGGCCTTGGGGCTTTTGAAGATGGACTTTTTGGGCCTGCGCACCCTCACCTTCCTGGACGAGGCCAAAAAGATCGTCAAGGAGTCCAAGGGGGTGGAGCTGGACTACGACCGCCTGCCCCTGGACGATCCCGAAACCTTCGCCCTCCTTTCCCGCGGGGAGACCAAGGGCGTCTTCCAGCTGGAGTCCGGGGGGATGACGAACACGGTGCGGGGGCTCAGGCCCCGGCGCCTGGAGGACATCATCGCCCTGCTTTCCCTCTACCGTCCTGGGCCCTTGGAGCACATCCCCACCTACATTCGCCGCCACCATGGCCAGGAGCCCGTGAGCTACGCCGAGTTCCCCCATGCGGAAAAGTACCTGAGGCCCATCCTGGAGGAAACCTACGGCATCCCCGTCTACCAGGAGCAGATCATGCAGATCGCCTCCCAGGTGGCGGGCTACTCCCTGGGGGAGGCGGACCTTCTCCGCCGGGCCATGGGCAAGAAGAAGGTGGAGGAGATGCAAAAGCACCGGGAGCGCTTCGTCCAGGGGGCGAAGGAGCGGGGCGTGCCCGAGGAGGAGGCCAACCGGCTTTTTGACATGCTGGAGGCCTTTGCCAACTACGGCTTCAACAAGTGCCTTCCGGGAAGGGCCAGGGTAGTGGACTTCCGCACGGGGAAACCCGTGCCCATTGAGGCCATCGTCCGGGGGGAGGTCCAGGGCGTCTGGGTGGCCTCCCTGGACGAAAAGACCCTGCGTCTGGTGCCGAAGCCGGTGGTGGCGGCCTTTTCCAGCGGGAAGGCCCAGGTTTATCGCCTACGCACCGCCACGGGCCGGGTCCTCGAGGCCACCGCCAACCACCCCCTCTACACCCCGGAGGGCTGGCGGGCGTTGGGCGCCTTGGCCCCCGGGGACTTTGTGGCCTTGCCCCGCCACCTGCCCTACACGCCTTCGGCCAGCCTGCAACCCCACGAGCTGGACCTCCTGGGCTACGCCCTCAGCGAGGGCAACCTCCGCCACCCCTCGGGCTTTTACCTCTACACGGCCTCGGAGGAGGAGCTTGCCGCCATGCAGGAAGTCTTGGCCGCCTTTGCCAACACCCGCGTGCGGATAGCCTGGCGGCGGGGTGTGGCCCACCTCTACGTGGGGCGGCAGGATCGGCGGGCTCCTGCAGAGGCGGTGGAGTTTTTGCGCCGTCACGGCCTCTTGGGCCTTTCCGCCCGAGAAAAGCGCCTGCCTGAGGTGGTCTTTGCCCTGCCCCTCGAGGAGGTGGCCCGCCTCTTGGGGCGGCTTTGGGTGGGGGATGGTGGGGTGGACCCCAAGGGGCGGCTCATCCACTACGCCACCGCCTCGGAGGCCCTGGCCCGGGGGATCCAGCACCTCCTCCTGCGCCTGGGCTTGCAGAGCCGCTTGGTGGAGAAGCGCTTCCCCTACCGGGGGGGGCGGAAGGGATATGCCGTGTACCTGTTGGGGGGCCTCGAGGCCGCCCGTCGGTTTGCGGAAACCCTGGGGCCTTACCTACTGGGCAAGCGGAAGCGCGACCTCCAGGCCCTCCTTGCCTCTTGGGAGGGGGCGGGCCGCAGCACCAAGGATGTGCTCCCTATGGCCTTCTTACCCCTCGTGCGCCAGGCGGTGGCCGAGGCTTCGCCGGGAAAGGAGAGGGCTTTCTTGGAGGCCGCAGGCTTTGCCCAGGGCCTTTTACGCCCCGGGAAAGGGCGGAGGGGGTTTGCCCGAGCCACAGCAGAGCGCCTTGCGGCCCTCACCGGCAGCTTAGCCCTCTTGCGCTTGGTCCAGGCCGAGGTCTACTGGGACCGGGTAGAGGCCATAGAGCCCTTGGGGGTGGAGGAGGTCTTTGACCTCACCGTGGAAGGCACGCACACCTTCGTGGCAGAGGACTTGATCGTGCACAACTCCCACGCCGCCGCCTACAGCCTCCTCGCCTACCAGACCGCCTACGTGAAGGCCCATTACCCGGTGGAGTTCATGGCCGCCCTCCTCACCGTGGAGCGCCACGATTCCGACAAGGTGGCGGAGTACATCCGCGATGCCCGGGCCATGGGCATCCCCGTCCTGCCCCCCGACATCAACCGCTCGGGCTTTGACTTCAAGGTGGTGGGGAGGGCTTCGCCTTTAGGCGAACACCGAGCTGCTTCGCCCTTGGGCGAACACCGGGAGGAGATCCTCTTTGGCCTTTCCGCGGTGAAGAACGTGGGGGAAAGCGCCGCCCAGGCCATCCTGGCGGAGAGGGAACGCCGGGGGCCTTTTAGGAGCCTGGGGGACTTCCTGAGGCGCCTGGACGAGAAGGTGGTGAACCGGCGCACCCTGGAGTCCCTCATCAAGGCGGGGGCTTTTGACGCCTTTGGGGATAGGGCCCGCCTTTTGGCCTCCTTAGACTCCCTCCTCCGGTGGGCCGCGGAAAGCCGGGAGCGGGAGCGGTCCGGCATGATGGGCCTCTTCGCCGAGGTGGAGGAGCCCCCCTTGGCGGAGGCTCCGCCCTTGGACGAGATCACCCGGCTTCGCTACGAGAAAGAGGCCCTGGGCATCTACGTTTCCGGCCACCCGGTGTTGCGCTACCCAGGCCTCAGGGAGGTGGCCAGCTGTCCTTTGGAGGAGCTTCCCCACTTCATCCAGGGCCTTCCCCCAAGGTCCAGGGTGCTCCTTGCGGGGGTGGTGGAGGAGGTGTCCCGCAAGCCCACCCGCAGCGGGGGCATGATGGGCCGCTTTACCCTTTCCGACGAGACGGGGGCCCTCGAGGTGGTGGTGTTCGGCCGGGCCTATGAGGGGGTTTCCCCCAAGCTCAGGGAGGACACCCCCCTCCTGGTCCTGGCGGAGGTGGAACGAGAGGAGGGGGGGCTTCGGGTGATCGCCCAGGCCGCCTGGACCCACGAGGAGGTGGCCGAGGCCCCCAAGGCCCTGGAGGTGGAGGTGGACCACGCCCTTCTGGACGAGGAGGGCGTGACCCAGCTCAAAAGCCTTCTGGACGAGTACCCAGGGACTCTGCCCCTCTATTTCAGGGTGCAGGGGCCTTTCGGGGAGGCCATCCTTTCCTTACGGGAAGCCCGGGTGGATGAAGGGATCTTGGAGGCCCTCCAGGCCGAGGGGTTCCGGGCCTACCTGGTGCCGGACCGGGAGGTCTTCTTGCAGGGGAATGGCGGGGGCGGGTCCAAGGAGGAGGTGGTGCCTTTTTAAGCCATGTTCAGGTCTAAAGTCTCAGAATGAGTTCCAATTGCCTTGTATACTGACCTTGGCATGGAGGTCCTTTTCTTCATCCTGGTTCTCCTGGGCCTGGCCATCTTGGCCCAGAGTCTTCTGGGAAGGAAGGGGGTTCCCGGGGCAGGGGAAACATTCCCCTACCGCCTTAAGGGTTCCGTCCTCACCCCCGCGGAGCGCTCCTTCCTTGGGGTTTTGGAGAGGGTTGTTCCGGAGGGAGTACGGGTGTGGCCCAAGGTGAGGCTGGTGGACTTCCTCCTCTTAGAGGCTGGGGGAAAGGACAGGCAGGCGGCTTTGAACCGGGTGGTAGCTAAACACGTGGACTTTCTCCTAGTGCGCGCCCAAGATGCCAAGCCCCTCCTGGCGATTGAGCTGGACGACCAAAGCCATCTTCGCCGGGACCGGCAGGAGCGGGATCGTTTCCTGGAGGCCTTGTTCCAGCAGGTGGGCCTGCCTTTGATACGGGTGCGGGTGAAGGAGGGGTATTCCCTGGAGGAGATTAGGCGCCTTGTGGGAGCCCACCTCAAGAAGGTGGAGGGAGCCAAATAAAGGAGGTTGGGCTTAGGCCCAACCTCCTTTGCCCCTTTGCCGGGGCCCCCAACCTGGCGAAGCCAGGTTGGGGTGGCCTTAGAAGTCCATGTCCCCGCCGCCCGCAGGCGCAGGGGTGGACTCCTTCTTCTCGGGCTTCTCCGCCACCACCGCCTCGGTGGTGAGGATGAGGGAGCCGATGGAGGCGGCGTTCTGGAGGGCGGAGCGGGTCACCTTGGCGGGGTCCACGATGCCCGCCTCCACCATGTCCACGTACTCCCCGGTGGCGGCGTTGAAGCCCAGGCGGAGGTTCTTGGTTTCGGAGAGGATCTTCTGGACCACCACGGAACCCTCGTACCCGGCGTTCTCGGCGATCTGACGGGCGGGCTCCTCCAGGGCCCGGCGCACGATCTTGGCCCCGGTGGCCTCATCCCCCTCCAGCTTCTGGAGGAGCTCCTCCACGGCGCTGATGGCCCTGAGGAGCGCCACGCCACCGCCCGGGACGATGCCCTCCTCCACCGCCGCCCGGGTGGCGTTCAGGGCGTCCTCAAAGCGGTGCTTCTTCTCCTTGAGCTCGGTCTCGGTGGCGGCACCCACCCGGATCACCGCCACGCCCCCCGCCAGCTTGGCCAGGCGCTCCTGGAGCTTCTCCTTGGCGTACTCGCTGTCGGTGGTCTCCAGCTCCTTCTTGATGCCGTTGATACGGGCCTCGATGTCCTCCTTCTTGCCCTTGCCGCCCACGATGGTGGTCTCGTCCTTGGTGATCCTCACCCGCTCAGCCCGGCCCAGCATGGAGAGGGTGGCGTTCTCCAGCTTGAAGCCGAGCTCCTCGGAGATCACCGTGCCCCCGGTGACCGCGGCGATGTCCTTGAGCATCTCCTTGCGGCGGTCGCCGAAGCCGGGAGCCTTCACCGCGGCCACGTTCAGGGTGCCCCGGAGCTTGTTCACCACCAGGGTGGCCAGGGCCTCGCCCTCCACGTCCTCGGCGATCAGGAGCAAGGGCCTGCCCGTCTGGGCCACCTGCTCCAGGATGGGGAGGAGTTCACGCACGTTGGAGACCTTCTTCTCCACGATGAGGATGAAGGCGTCCTCCAGGACCGCCTCCATGGCCTCGGGGTTGGTGATGAAGTAGGGGGAGATGTACCCCTTATCAAACTGGTACCCCTCCACGAACTTCAGCTCGGTCTCCAGGCTCTTGGACTCCTCAACGGTGATGATCCCCTCCTTCCCCACCTTCTCCATGGCGTCGGCGATCAGCTTGCCGACGTCAGGGTCGTTGGCGGAGATGGTGGCCACCTCCTCGATGGCCTTGCGGTCCTCCACGGGGATGGCCAGGGAGCGGATCTTCTCCACCGCCACCTCCACCGCCTTCTCAATGCCCCGCTTGAGGGCCAGGGGGTTGGCGCCAGCGGCCACGTTCTTCAGGCCCTCCCGCACGATGGCCTGGGCCAAGACGGTGGCGGTGGTGGTGCCGTCACCGGCCACGTCGTTGGTCTTGGAGGCCACCTCCTTGAGGAGCTGGGCCCCGATGTTCTCCAGGTGGTTCTCCAGCTCGATCTCCTTGGCCACCGTCACCCCGTCTTTGGTGATGGTGGGGGAGCCGAACTTCTTCTCCAGGACCACGTTCCGGCCCCGGGGGCCAAGGGTCACCTTCACCGCATCGGCTACCGCGTTGACGCCGCGCTCCAAGGCCCGGCGGGCCGCCTCGTCAAACACCAGGACTTTCGCCATACCTCACCTCCCTTTACTGCAGAACCGCCAGAAGGTCGCGCTCGGAGAGGATCACGTACTCCTCGCCGTCAATCTCGATCTCGGTGCCGCCGTACTTGGCGAAGACCACGATGTCCCCCTCCTTGACCTCGAGGGGCACCTTCTGCCCGTTCTCCAAGACGCGGCCCGAGCCCACCGCGATCACCTTGCCCTTCTGGGGCTTTTCCTTGGCGGTGTCGGGGAGCACGATGCCACCCTTGGTCTTGGGCTCCTCTTCAATCCGCTTCACCACAACCCGGTCGCCTAGGGGCTTGATCACGGTCTTCACCTCCGCAGCCATATCCACTCCCTCCTTTGACGCTCAAAGGGCGAGAGTGTCAAACCAAAGGTCATTATTCTACCCCCTTACCCCTTTGTCAAGGGGGTTGAGGGAGGTCGTTATAGGGTGGGGGCCTGGTGCCCGCGCACTACCCTGAGCTCCAGGCCGTGGGCGAGAAGGAGGCCCTGCAAGGCCAGGGCCCGGGCCAGCCCCGGGGGGGCTCCAAAGATGGGGCGGCCCTTTTCCCCGGGGTAGAGGAAGTAGCCTTCGGGTAGGAGGAGGAGCACCCCCTGCCGGGCCCGCGCCGCGCCCCGAAGGGCGGCCCGCAGGAAGGCTTCCTCCGCTGCCTGGCTCACCAGGAGGTAGGTGCTTCCCGGCGGGGCGGGTGGGGGGAGGGCGGGGGAGGGGGTGGGGGCAAGCCGGGCGAGGAGGGCCAGGGCCCGCTCCAGGTGGGCCTTGCCCCGGCCCAAGGGGAGGACCTCCCCTGCGGAGAGGCCGTAGCGCTCTCCCCGTCTTTCCGCTTTCAGGAGGAGCCAGGCGGCGAGGCTCGCTGCGTGGTCCAGGTAGCTGGGGTGGAGGGCCTGGGTGTCCAGGTGAAGAAAGAGGCTTCCCAGGAGGCTTTTCTCCACCTCCCGCACCAGGGGCTGCCCCTGGCGGAGGCTGGCCTTCTTGGCCAGGAGGCGCAGGGAGTCCCCGGGCCGGTAGGGGCGGAGGCCTTTGGCCTCGAGGGGATCGGGGAGGCCGAAGGGCATGGGCCTGCCCTCCAGGAAGAAGCTGGGGACGGGGGTGTAGGGGGGTAAGGGCCGCAAGGGGGGGTAGACCAGGACCTTCCCCGCTTCCAGAAGGAGGAGGCGCTCCCCTAGCCCCAGGGGGCTCTGGAGGTGGAGGCCTAGGCGCACCGGGTGCTCCCCCCGTCTGCGGTAGCGGTGGGGGAGGGGGAGGGAAAGCCGGGTTCTCCCCCAGGCCACCCCGGAAACGCCCCGGGACTCGAGGCCCAGGGGGGCCGAGGGCAGGCTTTCCAGCCGGAAGAGGACGGGCAAGGGGCAAACGAGCTCCACCTCGGTCCTTCCCTCGCCCCCTTGCCCAGGGAAGCCCGGGCGAAGCCCCCCCAGCTCCGCCTGGGCCCGGGCCAGCCAGGGTGCCCGGTAAAGGGCCAGGAGGAGGGCAAGCCCCAGGAGAGCCAAGAGGCTTTCCATGCTAGGCCCGTTCCACCGGGGTGGGAACAGCCTTGAGGGCTTCCGCCACCAGCCCCTCCGGGCTCGCCCCGGAAAGCTCCGCCTCCAGCCTCAGGAGAAGGCGGTGGGGAATGGCCGCCCGGAAGGCCCGCTTGACGTCCTCGGGGATGACGAAGGGGCGCCCCTCCAGGAGGGCCAGGGCCTGGGCCAGGCGCTCCACCTGCAAAAGGGCCCTGGGGGAGGGCCCAAGCCGCAGCTCCTCCCGGCTCCTTAGCCAGGCGGAGAGGGAGAGGAGGTAGTCCAAAAGCTCCTCGGAAACCTGCACCCGCCGCACCTCTTTCCGCAGGGCCAAAAGCTCCTCGGGTCCGGTGACGGCCTCGAGGCCCGAAAGGGGCTCCCGCTCCTTTAGGGCCTGGAGCAGGGCCTTCTCGTCGGGGTAGCCCAGGGAGAGCCGGGCGGTAAAGCGGTCCCGCTGGGCCACGGGCAGGGGGTAGGTGCCCTCCTCCTCCACCGGGTTTTGCGTGGCTAGGACGAAGAAGGGCTCGGGCAGGGGATGGGTCTTCCCCTCCAGGGTCACCTGGCCTTCTCCCATGGCCTCGAGGAGGGCGGACTGGGTGCGTGGGGTGGCCCGGTTCAGCTCGTCCACCAGGAGGACCTGGGCGAAGATGGGGCCCTCCTGCCACACCAAGCTCCCTTCCCGGTAGAGGTAGACCCCGGTGAGGTCCTGAGGCAGGAGGTCGGGGGTCATCTGGATGCGGCTAAAGGAAAGGCCTAGGACCCGGGCTAAGGCCTTGGCGAAGGTGGTCTTCCCCGTGCCGGGCACGTCCTCCAGAAGAAGGTGTCCCCCGGAGAGCAGGGTGGCCAGGGAAAGCCTTAGGGTTTCCTCCCTCAGGAGGACCCGGCCCGAAAGAGCCCCTTGGATGCGTCTGAGGAACATAGCCTAAGGATATCCTTCAAGAAAACTTCCGCCCGTTCCGCTTCCTTCTCCCCGGTCCCTCCCCCGTAGCGCACGGGCAGGTAAAGCCGGGTGAGTTCCGAAAGGGGCTCCCTTAATCCTGGGAGCAAAGGGGAAACCCTCTCCAGGTATTCCAAGGGTCCCTCGGAGGCCAGGCGGGGAAGGCCCAGGGCCTTTATGGCCTTCAGGGCCTGGGAATAGGCTCGCCGCACCCGGTCTTGGGGGAGGGTTTCTTGGAAGCGCTTGGAGCTACTGGCCGGTATGCCCTGGGCGGCCTCCTGCTCTTCCCAGCCACGGTGGCGCCAAACCAGGAAGGCTAGAAGGGAGAGAAGCCCCAGGGTGAAAAGGGCGGAAAGCCCCGCCAGGGCTATGCCCACCTCGCCTAGCCGCCTGGGTCCCGGTACGGCTTCTTTTGGGCCCCCCTCTTGGGAAGGGGTGGGCATGGGGGCTGAGGGGGTGGTTCCCCATGCGCTTTCCCCACCCCCAAGAGTACCCAGGTAGAGGAGGAAAAGGACCCCGGCCAAAAGGGCCAGCAAGAGGGGCAAAAGGTGAAGCCCCCGGTAGGGAAGCCTTTCCCCCCGGCCCAAAAGGGGCAGAAGCGCCAGGAGGAGAAGAAGGAGGGCCAGGGGCTGGGCATGGGCCAAGGCCCGGTTGAGGAAGGCCACCCAGGGGGAAAACCCCTCCATGGGAGCCTGGTACATTCCTTCCTCTCCGGACTGGGGTTTCGCTGCCGGGGAAGCCTGAAGGCTAGGGGGAGTCAAGCTGGGTAGGGGAAGGGCGGGAAGGCGGAGGGGAAGAAAGGCCAGGCTTGCCAGCAGGAGGCCCAGGATCCCTGGGATCCATAGGGTGGAGGGGGGAGTCCAAAACCGTTCCCCCCGTTCTCGGGCTCGCCTATGGGCTCCCGCCAGGAGGTTGAACCCGTGAAGAAGCCCTAGAAGGAACAGGCCGAGCGGACCCAGCCCAAGAGCTATAGGCAGGAGGAGGAGGCTTGAAAGGGGCCGTTTTTGAGCGGCAAGGAAAAGGCCATAGAGCAAAAGGAGCCCAGAGGTCAAGGCCCACTCAGGAAGCCAGGAGGGGAAGGCTAGAGCCAGGGCGCGAAACAGGCCGGGAAGAAAGGCCAACCATAGGAAGCCCTGGGGGTAAAAGGCCTTGCCCCAGTGGAGGAGGCCTACCCCCAAGACCAGAGAAAGCCCTAACCCTGGCGCAACGCCCACAAGGAGGGAAGCACCCACCAAGGGCACGATGAGGGCAGGGGCCGAACCCATCCTTGGCTACAGGGGCATGTAAGGGCAGTCCTTCACATCCAACCCACAACCCGAGGGGGAAGAGCGTTGGGTTATGCTTTCTGCGGGTAAAAGGCCCAGAGCCGAGGCGAGAAACCCTATCAGGAGAACTTTCCGCACGTTAAAAATTGTATCTGATCCTTGAAGCGCCCGAATGTGACCTAGGCTGGGTTTCTTTGGCGTTGGGCTTCGTAGAGGAGAAGGGCGGCGCTCACCGCCACGTTCAGGCTGTCCGCCACCCCCCGCATGGGGATGCGCACCCGGGTCTGGGCCCGCTGGAGCCAGGCTTCGGGAAGCCCCTCGTCCTCCGCGCCCAGGAGGAAGGCCACCCCCTTGCGGTAGTCCTCTTCCCAGTAGATCTTTTCCCCCCGGGGGGTGGCGGCCACCAAGATGAGCCCTTTCCCCTCCAAGAAACCGCCGACCTCCTCCTCGGGGACGGGATAAACGGGTAGGGAAAAGACCGCTCCCGTGGAGTTGCGGATGACCTGGGGGCTATAGAGGTCCACCCCCTCGGCCACCAGGACCAGGTCCACCCCCGCCCCGTCCGCCGCGCGCAGGATGGCCCCGAGGTTGCCGGGTTTCTCCAGGCCCAGGAGGACCAGGACCAGGGGGGTTTGCGGGAGCCGGACCCCCTTTAGGCTTTTTTGGGGGATGCGGAAGACCCCGATGACGGGCGGGGGATGCTCCCTTACGGAAACCCGCTCCATCGCCTCTTGGGAGAACTCCAGGATGGGAACAGGGCCCGCCAGGGCCCGGTCTTCCGGGGTGGCCTTGGGGCCGAGGAGGAGGGTTTCCAGGTGGAGGCCGGCCCTAAGGGCCCTTTCCACCTCCCGCCGTCCCTCCACCAAAAAAAGCCCGGCCCGCTCCCGCTCCTTGCGTTCCTTCAGGGCGGCCAGGGCCTTCACCTTGGGGTTAGCGGGGCTTTGGATGCGCATGGCGGCTCCTCGGCTCGGGGTTTCCCTGGAGGCGCACCGCAAAGCGGGTTACCCGGGGTCCGGAAAGCTCCAGGGAAACCTCCTCCACCTGGGGCAACTCCTCCAGAAGCCGGGAAAGCCTGAGGAGGATCTCCTGGTAGGGGGTGGGGTCAAGGGGAGCACCATCCGGGTTTTGCCCGTGCGCGATGGGCTTTACCAGCTCCTGGGCGTCCTTCTGGGTGAGGGGGGAAAGCCGCTGGCCCAGCACCTGGTCCCCCAGGGGGGTGGGCAGGACCAGGGTGAGGACGGGGCCGAAGAGGGGATGGGGCTTGGCGGTGAGCTTGAGGGAGAGCCCCTCCCCTTTCCCCAGGGGTAGGCCGAAGCACGCCAAAAGGGCGGCCCCCTCCGCCTGGGTCAGGGCGGTTTTCCCTTCCAGGAGCTTCCTGGCCTCCTCCAGACGCAGGTCGGGGAAGTCGGGGAAGTGGAGGGGTTCTTCCCGCCAAGCCTTGTAGGCCCAGGCCCGGCTCAAGGCGATGGCCGCCGATTCGGGGAAGCGGTAGAGGGCCACCCGGCCCGCAACCCGGGCCCGCACCCCGGGGGAGCCCATCACGCAGGCCAGGAGGAGCTTGCTTCCCTCGGCCCTCTCCAAAAGGGCCAGGAACTCCTCCTCGCTGGCAAAGCCCATGGGTACGAAGAGGAGGAACACGCTTCCCGCTTCGCTTTGCAGGGCTTCTTCCAGGGCCTGGGCGAAGGCCTCCGCCTTGGCGGCGGAGCCCAGATCCACGTGTTCTACGGCAAGCCCTCCTTCCCTTAAGGCCTCCAGGGCCAGGTTGGAGGGGCCGGAGGCGTTGGAGATCAGGCGGACCCGGTTGTTTTCGGGAAGCTGTCCCAGGGCCAGGAGGGCGGCCACGTCAAAGGCCTCCTCCAGGTTGTTGGCCCGGATCACCCCCGCCTGGGCGAAGAGGGTCCGCACCAGGGGGTCCCGGGAAGGGTGCACCGCCAGGATGGGCTTTTTCTTGCCGATCCTCCGGGCCAGGCGGGAGAAGCGCCTGGGGTTGCCGAAGCTCTCCAGGTAGAGGAGGATCACCCGGGTTCTTTCGTCCTCCTCCCAAAACTGCAGGAGGTCGTTGGAGGAGAGGTCCGCCTTGGCCCCTAAGGAAACGAAGGAGGAGATGCCAAGCCCCATGCCCTCCGCATAGGCCATCACCGCCCGGCCCAGGGTCCCCGACTGGCTGGAGATGGCCAAAGGCCCCGGCTTGGGGAGGGGGGCCAGGCCCGCCGCCAGGCGGACATCGGGGTGGGTGTGGACCATACCCAAGGAGCCGGGGCCCAAAAGGCGCATCCCGTGGCGCCGGGCCTTGTCGGCCAGTTCCCGGGCTTCCCCTTCCGTGAAGCCGGTGGTGAGGACGATGGCCGCCCGCACCCCCCGCCTTCCCGAGGCCTCGAGGGCCTCCCAGACCCGCTCCTTGGGCACGGCGATCACCGCCAGGTCCACGGGGCCGGGGATGCTCTCCACCCGGGGGTAGGCGAGAAGGGGCCCCACCGTGCCCCCCTCCTTGCCGATGGCCTCGTTCACCGGGTACACCGGGCCTTGGAAGCGTCCAAAGATGAGGTTTTCCAGGATGCGGTAGCCGATGCTTTCCGGGTCGCGGCTCGCCCCCACCACCGCCACCCCCCGGGGGAAGAAGAAGGGGTGAAGGCTGGCGATGGTGGAGACCTTCTCCCGCCACTCAAAGCGCGCCGCCGCCTGTTCCTCCAGGAGGATCCCAAACTCCACCTCTATTTCCCCGCTATCCCGGTGGGCCCGCACCTGGAAGCCGCTTTCCATGAAGACATTGAGCATCTTCTGGTTTTCCGCCAGGACATAGGCCTGGAAGCGGCGCACCCCCCGCTTGGCGGCGATCAGGGCCAGGCGCTCCAGAAGGAGGGTGCCCAGGCCTTTCCCCTGGAAGGCGTCGTCCACCAGGAAGGCCACCTCGGCGGTGTCCTCCCCTTTAAGGCGCACGTACTCCCCCGTGGCCACCATCCTGGGGGGGTCCCCCGCCAGGACGATGAGGTTCACCTTTTCCTCCTCGGGTTTGGCGGAAAGGAGAAGCTCCGCCGCCTTTTCCGGGGAGATGGGGGAGAAGAAGCGCATGCGCAAGGACTCCGGGGATAGGCGCCTCAGGAACTCCACGAAGAGGGGAAGGTCCTTGGGGCCTGCCCGCCTTAGGAAGGCGGTGCGTCCATCCTTGAGGAGGATGGGGCCCTCCTCGAGGCCGTGCTGGGGCGTGGGTGGGGGCACGTAGCCCATGCCTTTAGCCTACTCCTCCGCGCCTGGGGGCGCTTGCCAGGTGGTCCTTTCCCCCGCTTCCCGGTAGCATGGGTCCATGCTCAGGCTGGATACCCGTTTCCTTGCCCATTTCCCGGAGGCCCTCAAGGAGCACGCTTCCCTCCTCCTAAGGGCCCGGGAGGCCCTTCTTTCCAGACGGCAGGATCCCCAAAGCATGCTGGGTTGGATCGATCTCCCCGAGGACACGGAAACCTTAAGGCATATCCGCCGCTACCGCGAGGCCAACCCCTGGGTGGAGGACTTTGTTCTTCTGGGCATCGGGGGAAGCGCCTTGGGGCCTAAGGCTTTGGAGGCCGCCTTCAACGAAGGCGGTGTCCGCTTCCATTACGTGGACCACGTGGAGCCGGAGCCCGTGCTTCGGCTCCTTCGGGGCCTGGATCCGCGGAAGACCCTGGTGAATGCGGTTTCCAAGTCGGGGGCTACCGCGGAAACCCTGGCCGCCCTCCTCCTCTTCCTCAACTGGCTTCGGGAGCACCTGGGGGAGGACTGGCGGCGGCACCTGGTCCTCACCACCGACCCCCGGCGGGGGGCACTGCGGGCCCTGGCGGCCAGGGAGGGCCTCCTGGCCTTTGCCATTCCGGAAAACGTGGGAGGGCGCTTTTCCGTGCTCTCCCCGGTGGGCCTCCTCCCCTTGGCCTTCGCCGGGATGGACCTCGAGGCCCTCCTCATGGGGGCCAGGAAGGCCAACGAGGTGGCCCTGGCCCCCCTGGAGGAGAGCCTTCCCCTGCAGACCGCCCTTCTGCAGCACCTCCACCGCCACCTGCCCGTCACCGTCTTCATGGTCTACTCCGAGCGGCTCAAATACCTTCCCGCCTGGTTCGTCCAGCTCCACGACGAGTCCCTGGGCAAACGGGATGGGGAGGGCAACCGGGTGGGCACCACCGCGGTGCCCGCCTTGGGCCCACAGGACCAGCACGCCCAGGTGCAGCTTTTCCGGGAAGGCCCCCTGGACAAGCTCATCGTTCTGGTGGTGCCGGAAAGGCCCACGGAGGACCTCGCCCTGCCCCGGGTGGAAGGCCTCGAGGAGGAGGCGGGCTACCTCGTGGGCAAGAGCCTCTTCCAGCTCCTAAGGGCCGAAGCCGAGGCCACCTACCAGGCCTTGGCGGAAGCGGGGCAGAGAACCTACACCCTGTACCTCTCGGAGGTTTCCCCCTACGCGGTGGGCTGGCTTTTGCAACACCTCATGTGGCAGACCGCGTTCCTGGGGGAGCTTTGGGGGGTCAACGCCTTTGACCAGCCCGGGGTGGAGCTGGGCAAGCGCTTGACCTTTGCCCTTCTGGGACGCCCCGGATACCCCTCCTGACCTTG
This window encodes:
- the groL gene encoding chaperonin GroEL (60 kDa chaperone family; promotes refolding of misfolded polypeptides especially under stressful conditions; forms two stacked rings of heptamers to form a barrel-shaped 14mer; ends can be capped by GroES; misfolded proteins enter the barrel where they are refolded when GroES binds); its protein translation is MAKVLVFDEAARRALERGVNAVADAVKVTLGPRGRNVVLEKKFGSPTITKDGVTVAKEIELENHLENIGAQLLKEVASKTNDVAGDGTTTATVLAQAIVREGLKNVAAGANPLALKRGIEKAVEVAVEKIRSLAIPVEDRKAIEEVATISANDPDVGKLIADAMEKVGKEGIITVEESKSLETELKFVEGYQFDKGYISPYFITNPEAMEAVLEDAFILIVEKKVSNVRELLPILEQVAQTGRPLLLIAEDVEGEALATLVVNKLRGTLNVAAVKAPGFGDRRKEMLKDIAAVTGGTVISEELGFKLENATLSMLGRAERVRITKDETTIVGGKGKKEDIEARINGIKKELETTDSEYAKEKLQERLAKLAGGVAVIRVGAATETELKEKKHRFEDALNATRAAVEEGIVPGGGVALLRAISAVEELLQKLEGDEATGAKIVRRALEEPARQIAENAGYEGSVVVQKILSETKNLRLGFNAATGEYVDMVEAGIVDPAKVTRSALQNAASIGSLILTTEAVVAEKPEKKESTPAPAGGGDMDF
- the groES gene encoding co-chaperone GroES, translated to MAAEVKTVIKPLGDRVVVKRIEEEPKTKGGIVLPDTAKEKPQKGKVIAVGSGRVLENGQKVPLEVKEGDIVVFAKYGGTEIEIDGEEYVILSERDLLAVLQ
- a CDS encoding DUF58 domain-containing protein encodes the protein MESLLALLGLALLLALYRAPWLARAQAELGGLRPGFPGQGGEGRTEVELVCPLPVLFRLESLPSAPLGLESRGVSGVAWGRTRLSLPLPHRYRRRGEHPVRLGLHLQSPLGLGERLLLLEAGKVLVYPPLRPLPPYTPVPSFFLEGRPMPFGLPDPLEAKGLRPYRPGDSLRLLAKKASLRQGQPLVREVEKSLLGSLFLHLDTQALHPSYLDHAASLAAWLLLKAERRGERYGLSAGEVLPLGRGKAHLERALALLARLAPTPSPALPPPAPPGSTYLLVSQAAEEAFLRAALRGAARARQGVLLLLPEGYFLYPGEKGRPIFGAPPGLARALALQGLLLAHGLELRVVRGHQAPTL
- a CDS encoding AAA family ATPase yields the protein MFLRRIQGALSGRVLLREETLRLSLATLLSGGHLLLEDVPGTGKTTFAKALARVLGLSFSRIQMTPDLLPQDLTGVYLYREGSLVWQEGPIFAQVLLVDELNRATPRTQSALLEAMGEGQVTLEGKTHPLPEPFFVLATQNPVEEEGTYPLPVAQRDRFTARLSLGYPDEKALLQALKEREPLSGLEAVTGPEELLALRKEVRRVQVSEELLDYLLSLSAWLRSREELRLGPSPRALLQVERLAQALALLEGRPFVIPEDVKRAFRAAIPHRLLLRLEAELSGASPEGLVAEALKAVPTPVERA
- a CDS encoding DUF4129 domain-containing protein; the protein is MYQAPMEGFSPWVAFLNRALAHAQPLALLLLLLALLPLLGRGERLPYRGLHLLPLLLALLAGVLFLLYLGTLGGGESAWGTTPSAPMPTPSQEGGPKEAVPGPRRLGEVGIALAGLSALFTLGLLSLLAFLVWRHRGWEEQEAAQGIPASSSKRFQETLPQDRVRRAYSQALKAIKALGLPRLASEGPLEYLERVSPLLPGLREPLSELTRLYLPVRYGGGTGEKEAERAEVFLKDILRLCSSDASKGLFRAGSS
- a CDS encoding TrmH family RNA methyltransferase, encoding MRIQSPANPKVKALAALKERKERERAGLFLVEGRREVERALRAGLHLETLLLGPKATPEDRALAGPVPILEFSQEAMERVSVREHPPPVIGVFRIPQKSLKGVRLPQTPLVLVLLGLEKPGNLGAILRAADGAGVDLVLVAEGVDLYSPQVIRNSTGAVFSLPVYPVPEEEVGGFLEGKGLILVAATPRGEKIYWEEDYRKGVAFLLGAEDEGLPEAWLQRAQTRVRIPMRGVADSLNVAVSAALLLYEAQRQRNPA